One genomic segment of Polyangia bacterium includes these proteins:
- a CDS encoding amino acid permease → MEPARPLTLAHATALVVASMVGTGVFTTTGFMLADLHSPLLALGVWVLAGALALAGAAVYAELGAMMPRAGGEYVYLTRAFHPAVGFLSGWVSLLVGFAAPTAAAALAFGRYAQTLLPALPVKTAALALVAAATLLHLRDVRRGGVMQALLTGLVIALIVGFIVVALASGRADWMRIVRPATPAVGSSAGIGAVGVSLVYVAYSYFGWNAAAYVAGEIRDPDRTLPRALLGGTALVTVLYVALNAVFLSSAPVAELAGKVEIAHVAATALLGSKGGVVVSFLVALALAGSVSALTMTGPRVVQAMAEDGQFFRALGRTGPGGAPTAAVLLQGALAAAGILTAAFEPLLVYAGFTLTLSAAATVAGAFVLRRREPAAARPHRALAWPVSGIAYLGLAAFMTVFAIRERPTESLAGIATLLAGTLAWLVWQRRRRR, encoded by the coding sequence GTGGAACCGGCGCGTCCCTTGACCCTGGCCCACGCCACCGCCCTGGTGGTGGCCAGCATGGTGGGCACCGGCGTCTTCACCACCACCGGTTTCATGCTGGCTGATTTGCACTCGCCGCTGCTGGCGCTGGGGGTGTGGGTGCTGGCCGGCGCGCTGGCCCTGGCCGGCGCGGCCGTCTACGCCGAGCTGGGCGCCATGATGCCGCGGGCCGGTGGCGAGTACGTCTACCTGACGCGGGCGTTTCATCCGGCGGTGGGATTTCTGTCGGGGTGGGTCTCGTTGCTGGTGGGGTTCGCCGCGCCGACGGCGGCGGCGGCGCTGGCCTTCGGGCGCTACGCGCAGACGTTGCTCCCGGCCCTGCCAGTGAAAACGGCGGCGCTGGCGCTGGTCGCCGCGGCGACGCTGTTGCACCTGCGCGACGTGCGGCGCGGCGGCGTCATGCAGGCGCTGCTCACCGGATTGGTGATTGCGCTGATCGTCGGGTTCATCGTGGTGGCTCTGGCCTCGGGGCGCGCCGACTGGATGCGGATAGTTCGGCCCGCAACGCCGGCAGTTGGTTCATCGGCGGGGATCGGCGCGGTGGGCGTATCGCTGGTCTACGTGGCCTACAGCTATTTTGGCTGGAACGCCGCTGCCTACGTGGCGGGCGAGATCCGCGATCCGGATCGAACGCTGCCGCGCGCGTTGCTGGGTGGGACGGCGCTGGTGACGGTGCTGTACGTGGCGCTGAACGCGGTCTTTCTGTCGTCCGCCCCGGTCGCCGAACTGGCGGGCAAGGTGGAGATCGCCCACGTCGCGGCGACGGCGCTGCTGGGAAGCAAAGGCGGCGTGGTGGTGTCGTTCCTGGTGGCGCTGGCGCTGGCCGGATCGGTCAGCGCGCTGACCATGACCGGACCGCGCGTGGTGCAAGCGATGGCCGAGGACGGACAGTTCTTCCGCGCTCTCGGCCGCACCGGGCCGGGCGGGGCGCCGACGGCGGCCGTGCTGCTGCAGGGCGCGCTGGCGGCGGCCGGGATCCTCACCGCGGCGTTCGAGCCACTGCTGGTTTACGCTGGATTTACATTGACCCTCAGCGCGGCGGCGACCGTGGCGGGCGCCTTCGTTCTGCGCCGCCGCGAACCGGCCGCCGCCCGCCCGCACCGCGCCCTCGCCTGGCCGGTGAGCGGCATCGCTTATCTCGGTCTGGCCGCCTTCATGACCGTCTTCGCCATCCGCGAACGGCCGACGGAAAGTTTGGCCGGCATCGCCACGCTGCTGGCCGGCACGCTGGCTTGGCTTGTGTGGCAGCGCCGCCGCCGGCGTTAG
- a CDS encoding NAD-dependent epimerase/dehydratase family protein — protein sequence MSDKKILVTGASGFLGGHLVRELVRRGEAGALRVLAQSAPPPWMRALPIEIAGGSVTSAADVARVVDGVDRIYHLAGMVSYKPADAHRMYDVHVGGTRALCAAAVRAGVKRIVMASTSGTVAVSKRADELPDETSPAPVDIIARWPYYGSKLYQEEAARRACGDKIELVTLNPSLLLGPGDDRLSSTRLVLQFLAREIALIPPGGLNFVDARDVAGLFPVAMERGTPGERYLVGGYNWTFAELLGRLERLTKVAGPRFVARGKLPLLATRAQAALLRHWGRTPPVEPQSVEMSEYFWYFESGKAGRELGFIPRDATDTLFETVKYVRENFLGNDALSRKAGSGSDAASAPRAIADN from the coding sequence ATGAGCGACAAGAAAATTCTCGTCACCGGCGCCAGCGGTTTCCTGGGCGGACACCTGGTGCGTGAGTTGGTCCGTCGTGGCGAGGCCGGCGCCTTGCGCGTGCTGGCCCAGTCAGCGCCGCCGCCCTGGATGCGCGCGCTGCCCATCGAGATCGCCGGCGGCTCGGTGACCAGCGCGGCGGACGTGGCCCGCGTGGTTGACGGCGTCGATCGCATTTACCACCTGGCCGGCATGGTCTCGTACAAGCCGGCCGACGCACACCGCATGTACGACGTTCACGTGGGCGGTACGCGCGCCCTGTGCGCGGCGGCAGTGCGCGCCGGGGTCAAGCGCATCGTCATGGCGTCGACCAGCGGCACGGTGGCGGTGTCCAAGCGCGCCGACGAGCTGCCGGACGAGACGTCGCCGGCGCCGGTCGACATCATCGCGCGCTGGCCGTACTACGGCAGCAAGCTTTATCAAGAGGAGGCGGCGCGCCGCGCGTGCGGCGACAAGATCGAGCTTGTCACCTTGAACCCCAGCTTGCTGCTGGGGCCGGGCGACGATCGGTTGAGCTCGACCCGGCTGGTGCTGCAGTTTCTGGCCCGGGAGATCGCGCTGATTCCGCCGGGCGGGTTGAACTTCGTCGACGCGCGCGACGTGGCGGGGTTGTTCCCGGTGGCCATGGAGCGCGGCACGCCGGGCGAACGTTATCTGGTCGGCGGCTACAACTGGACCTTCGCCGAGCTTCTTGGCCGCCTGGAACGCCTGACCAAAGTCGCCGGGCCCAGGTTCGTGGCCCGCGGCAAGCTGCCGCTGCTGGCGACGCGCGCCCAGGCGGCGCTGCTGCGCCACTGGGGCCGCACGCCGCCCGTTGAGCCGCAGAGCGTGGAGATGTCCGAGTACTTCTGGTACTTCGAATCCGGCAAGGCAGGACGCGAACTGGGCTTCATCCCGCGCGACGCCACCGACACGTTGTTCGAGACGGTGAAGTACGTGCGCGAGAATTTTCTCGGCAACGACGCCCTCTCGCGCAAGGCGGGCAGCGGCAGCGACGCCGCGTCGGCACCACGAGCGATCGCCGACAACTGA
- a CDS encoding diacylglycerol kinase family protein yields the protein MIVNPRAGGGLSEARWAKLVGPLTEGLGPFDSAFTTAGGHAVLLAHEAAAAGRQLIVALGGDGTISEVANGILSADAGATTELGIIPRGTGGDFRRMLQLSPSLAQAAKDVRERPAHAIDVGRVRYTAPDGSTALRYFVNVASFGFSSAVASKANASSKRLGGKLAFLGATLRTLASYDNTDVWLSIDGGPKQRRRVLMAAVGNGRFFGGGMKICPSASLDSGHLDLVVVGDFSRLEVMTKIGRIYNGSHLSLENVRNESTTRLEATPVDDGAVIPLELDGETPGRLPATFEVVPAALRVRF from the coding sequence GTGATCGTCAACCCGCGCGCCGGCGGCGGCCTCAGCGAGGCCCGCTGGGCCAAGCTGGTCGGCCCGCTGACCGAGGGCCTGGGCCCGTTCGATTCGGCGTTCACCACCGCCGGCGGTCACGCCGTGCTGCTGGCCCACGAAGCGGCGGCGGCAGGACGGCAGCTGATCGTCGCCCTGGGCGGCGACGGCACGATCTCGGAGGTGGCGAACGGAATCTTGTCGGCCGACGCCGGTGCCACCACCGAGCTCGGGATCATCCCGCGCGGCACCGGCGGCGATTTCCGGCGCATGCTGCAGCTATCACCGTCGCTGGCCCAGGCGGCCAAGGACGTGCGCGAGAGGCCGGCCCACGCCATCGACGTGGGACGGGTTCGCTACACCGCGCCCGACGGATCAACAGCGCTGCGCTATTTCGTCAACGTGGCGTCGTTCGGCTTTTCCAGCGCGGTGGCCAGCAAGGCCAATGCGTCGTCGAAGCGTCTGGGCGGCAAGCTGGCGTTCCTGGGCGCCACGCTGCGCACCTTGGCTTCGTACGACAACACCGACGTCTGGCTGAGCATCGACGGTGGGCCCAAGCAGCGGCGGCGCGTGTTGATGGCGGCGGTCGGCAACGGACGCTTCTTCGGCGGCGGCATGAAGATCTGTCCATCGGCGTCGCTGGACAGCGGGCATCTTGATCTGGTGGTGGTGGGCGACTTCAGCCGCCTTGAGGTCATGACCAAGATCGGCCGCATCTATAACGGTTCGCACCTCAGTCTGGAAAACGTGCGCAACGAATCGACCACGCGCCTGGAAGCGACGCCCGTCGACGATGGCGCGGTGATCCCGCTGGAGCTGGACGGCGAAACGCCCGGACGGCTGCCGGCGACGTTCGAGGTCGTTCCGGCCGCCTTGCGCGTGCGGTTCTAA
- a CDS encoding NADH:flavin oxidoreductase → MIKHALPDEAWPSAAEAARARLFSPVRIGGRQARTRTWVPAMVPWRASDDGLVTPALLQWYRRFAEGQPGVLVVEATGIRDVPSGPLLRIGDDRFVPGLRALCDEIRRRSGGQTLVFIQLLDFLTIKRRPDPARFFAEFLAVTDDHRRALAALTSDPTMATAADDRIRRALSALPAALQRAALTGREWEALTMGLRQRVTDTDEASVRALPQTLPPLFAAAAARAQAAGFDGVEIHAAHAYTLASFLSTQNTRSDGFGGARDNRQRVPVAVLQAARAATGADFVVGVRFLSDEAIAGGHTVDDAAAFAVAFAGAGAHYLSLSQGGKFEDAAQPRVGQAAYPYTGPSGEACMPTVFSDTRGPFGRQLKAASTVRAAVRAAGHETPVVAAGGINTFSLAEAALARGDADIIASARQSLADPDWFTKVRLGRGDEIRRCRLTNYCEALDQRHQPVTCQLWDHPSGAIGPRLTVAPPWMR, encoded by the coding sequence ATGATCAAGCACGCCCTGCCCGACGAGGCCTGGCCGTCGGCGGCGGAGGCGGCGCGCGCCCGCCTGTTCTCGCCGGTGCGGATCGGCGGGCGCCAGGCCCGCACGCGCACCTGGGTGCCGGCGATGGTTCCCTGGCGAGCCAGCGACGATGGCCTGGTGACGCCTGCCCTGTTGCAATGGTACAGACGCTTCGCCGAGGGACAACCGGGCGTGCTGGTGGTGGAAGCAACGGGGATTCGTGACGTGCCCAGCGGCCCGCTGCTGCGCATTGGTGACGATCGTTTTGTCCCCGGGCTCCGGGCGCTTTGCGACGAGATTCGCCGGCGCAGCGGCGGACAGACCCTGGTCTTCATTCAATTGCTGGATTTTCTGACCATCAAACGGCGGCCCGATCCGGCGCGGTTTTTCGCCGAATTTCTGGCCGTCACGGACGACCACCGCCGGGCGCTGGCCGCACTGACCAGCGACCCGACGATGGCGACCGCCGCCGATGATCGAATCCGCCGCGCGCTGTCCGCCTTGCCCGCCGCGCTGCAACGGGCGGCGCTGACCGGGCGCGAGTGGGAGGCGCTGACCATGGGCCTGCGCCAGCGCGTGACCGACACCGACGAGGCGAGCGTGCGCGCGCTGCCGCAGACCTTGCCGCCGCTGTTCGCAGCCGCCGCCGCCCGCGCGCAAGCCGCCGGGTTCGACGGCGTGGAAATTCACGCCGCCCACGCCTACACGCTGGCATCGTTTCTGTCGACGCAGAACACGCGCAGCGACGGCTTCGGCGGCGCGCGCGACAATCGCCAGCGGGTGCCGGTGGCCGTCTTGCAGGCGGCGCGCGCCGCCACCGGCGCTGACTTCGTGGTGGGCGTGCGGTTCCTTTCAGACGAGGCGATCGCCGGCGGCCACACCGTCGACGACGCCGCTGCCTTCGCGGTGGCCTTCGCCGGCGCCGGCGCCCACTACCTATCGCTGTCGCAAGGGGGAAAGTTCGAGGACGCCGCCCAGCCGCGCGTCGGACAAGCCGCCTATCCCTACACCGGCCCCAGCGGGGAAGCGTGCATGCCGACCGTTTTTTCGGACACCCGCGGACCGTTCGGCCGTCAGTTGAAGGCAGCGTCGACCGTGCGGGCGGCGGTGCGCGCGGCCGGCCATGAAACGCCGGTGGTGGCAGCGGGAGGGATCAACACCTTCTCGCTGGCGGAAGCGGCCCTCGCCCGCGGTGACGCCGACATCATCGCATCGGCGCGCCAGAGCCTGGCTGATCCGGATTGGTTCACAAAAGTACGGCTCGGACGCGGCGATGAAATCCGTCGCTGCCGCCTGACCAACTATTGCGAAGCCCTGGACCAACGCCACCAGCCCGTCACCTGCCAGCTGTGGGATCACCCGAGCGGCGCCATCGGCCCTCGCCTGACCGTCGCCCCGCCGTGGATGCGCTGA
- a CDS encoding DMT family transporter, producing MLAGVLFGLGASACWALANVVVARSARRVGAVRALLWAQLVGIALLAELAIYKDLRPAPINSTHLIWIAVAGAAALLAYGCLFYALQHGRLTIAVPIMSSWAVLSSAISVLGFGERLRGGQLAGTALVVVGVLLVSRHAQGEPPSGNAAAPPPTGRRPRWVIASVGTAIGFGVLIPAMQVLAPATGRLGVVCVVYAADIVLGLPLALFFRVSLRPPPLDAWGVVALAGIFETAGFVCIALGALYAPLAIVSPLSSLAAAMTFLFAWLVLRERPARPAAVGAALAAIGVLILAL from the coding sequence ATGCTCGCGGGCGTTCTCTTCGGTCTGGGGGCCAGCGCGTGCTGGGCGCTGGCCAACGTGGTGGTGGCGCGCAGCGCCCGGCGGGTGGGCGCGGTGCGGGCCTTGCTGTGGGCGCAGCTGGTGGGCATCGCCCTGCTGGCCGAGCTGGCGATCTACAAAGACCTGCGCCCGGCGCCGATCAACAGCACGCACCTGATATGGATCGCCGTGGCGGGCGCGGCGGCGCTGCTGGCCTACGGTTGTTTGTTCTATGCCCTGCAACACGGCCGGCTGACCATCGCCGTGCCGATCATGTCCAGCTGGGCGGTGCTGTCGTCGGCGATCTCCGTGCTGGGGTTCGGCGAGCGTCTGCGCGGCGGGCAGCTGGCGGGAACGGCGCTGGTGGTGGTGGGCGTGCTGCTGGTATCGCGTCACGCGCAGGGCGAGCCGCCGTCGGGAAACGCCGCCGCGCCGCCACCGACCGGCCGCCGACCGCGCTGGGTGATCGCCTCGGTGGGCACGGCGATCGGTTTCGGCGTGCTCATCCCGGCGATGCAGGTGCTGGCGCCGGCCACCGGACGCTTGGGCGTGGTGTGCGTGGTCTATGCGGCGGACATCGTGCTGGGGTTGCCGCTGGCCTTGTTTTTTCGCGTGTCGCTGCGGCCGCCGCCGCTGGATGCCTGGGGCGTGGTTGCGCTGGCCGGGATCTTCGAGACCGCAGGCTTTGTCTGCATCGCCCTGGGCGCCCTTTACGCGCCGCTGGCGATCGTCTCGCCTCTGTCCAGTCTGGCGGCGGCGATGACCTTCCTGTTCGCCTGGCTGGTGCTGCGCGAACGCCCGGCGCGTCCGGCCGCCGTCGGCGCGGCGCTGGCGGCGATCGGCGTGCTGATCCTGGCGCTTTGA
- the ettA gene encoding energy-dependent translational throttle protein EttA: MAHQYIFTMQNLRRVHPPNKEVLKGIYLSFYPGAKIGVLGSNGAGKSTLLRIMAGVDTDFFGEAKPAEGTKIGYLPQEPALDPTKDVLGTVEEAVAPIKKLLTRFDEVNMKLGEDLKPAEMEKLLEEQGKLQDAIEAANGWDLDRTLEIAMDALRLPPPTADVTKLSGGERRRVALCKMLLQRPDLLLLDEPTNHLDAESVAWLEHHLHEYPGTIVAVTHDRYFLDNVAGWILELDRGAGIPWQGNYSSWLDQKQKRLAQEEKTESARQRTLARELDWVRASPRARQAKSKARLAAYEQMLAEEQSKREETVEISIPPGPRLGDVVVKAEHLKKAYGDKLLFDDLTFNLPRGGIVGIIGANGAGKTTLFRMITGQEKPDSGVLRIGETVKLAYVDQSRDSLKGENTAFDEIAQGAEFFEVGKRKIPARAYVAGFNFKGSDQQKRVKDLSGGERNRVHLAKVLRSGGNVLLLDEPTNDLDVDTLRSLEDAVLSFAGCAVVISHDRWFLDRVATHILAFEGDSQVVWFEGNYQDYEADRHRRLGTAADQPHRIRYKKLTH; encoded by the coding sequence ATGGCTCACCAATACATCTTCACGATGCAGAACCTCCGCCGCGTTCATCCACCGAACAAGGAGGTGTTGAAAGGGATCTATCTGTCGTTCTATCCAGGCGCGAAGATCGGCGTCCTCGGATCAAACGGCGCCGGAAAATCGACGCTGCTGCGGATCATGGCCGGCGTGGACACCGATTTTTTCGGCGAGGCCAAGCCCGCCGAGGGCACCAAGATCGGTTACCTGCCGCAAGAGCCGGCGCTGGATCCAACCAAGGACGTCCTTGGCACTGTGGAAGAAGCGGTGGCACCAATCAAGAAGCTTCTGACTCGCTTTGACGAGGTCAACATGAAGCTGGGCGAAGATCTCAAGCCGGCCGAGATGGAGAAGCTGCTCGAGGAACAAGGCAAGTTGCAGGACGCCATCGAGGCGGCCAACGGCTGGGATCTCGACCGCACGCTGGAGATCGCCATGGACGCGCTCCGCTTGCCGCCGCCCACCGCCGACGTCACCAAGCTGTCGGGCGGCGAGCGCAGGCGGGTGGCGTTGTGCAAGATGCTGCTGCAGCGGCCTGATCTGTTGTTGCTGGATGAACCGACCAACCACCTCGACGCCGAAAGCGTCGCTTGGCTGGAGCATCACCTGCACGAATACCCGGGGACGATCGTCGCCGTCACGCACGATCGCTATTTCTTGGACAACGTAGCCGGCTGGATCCTGGAGCTGGATCGCGGCGCCGGCATTCCCTGGCAGGGAAATTATTCGTCGTGGCTGGATCAAAAGCAGAAGCGTCTGGCCCAGGAAGAAAAAACCGAGTCGGCGCGGCAGCGCACGCTGGCCCGTGAGCTGGATTGGGTCCGTGCTTCACCGCGCGCCCGGCAGGCGAAGTCGAAGGCCCGGCTGGCGGCGTACGAGCAAATGCTGGCCGAAGAGCAGAGCAAGCGCGAAGAGACGGTGGAGATCAGCATCCCGCCCGGCCCGCGCCTGGGTGACGTGGTGGTGAAGGCCGAGCACCTGAAGAAGGCGTACGGCGACAAGCTGCTGTTCGATGACCTGACCTTCAACCTCCCGCGCGGCGGCATCGTCGGGATCATCGGCGCCAATGGCGCCGGCAAGACCACGCTGTTCCGCATGATCACCGGCCAGGAAAAACCGGACAGCGGTGTCCTGCGCATCGGCGAGACGGTGAAGCTGGCGTACGTCGATCAAAGCCGCGACAGCTTGAAGGGCGAGAACACCGCCTTCGACGAGATCGCCCAGGGCGCCGAGTTCTTCGAGGTCGGCAAGCGCAAGATCCCGGCGCGCGCCTACGTGGCCGGTTTCAACTTCAAAGGATCGGATCAACAAAAGCGGGTGAAAGATCTGTCGGGCGGCGAGCGCAACCGCGTGCACCTGGCCAAGGTCCTGCGCAGCGGCGGCAACGTCCTGCTGCTGGACGAGCCGACCAATGATCTGGACGTCGACACCTTGCGCTCGCTGGAGGACGCCGTGCTGTCCTTCGCCGGCTGCGCGGTGGTGATCAGCCACGATCGCTGGTTCCTGGACCGCGTGGCCACCCACATCCTGGCCTTCGAGGGCGACAGCCAGGTGGTCTGGTTCGAAGGCAACTACCAGGACTACGAAGCCGACCGCCACCGCCGACTGGGCACGGCCGCCGACCAGCCGCACCGGATCCGCTACAAGAAGCTGACCCACTAA